One Thermofilum sp. genomic window carries:
- a CDS encoding HEPN domain-containing protein has translation MREEARAWYEGALVDLAEARSAFREGRYNWAVFAAHQAVEKALKSALMVFKREPPPRTHDLTRLLSILGLELPEDLRAGVMELSPFYTVARYPNAGLERPWEGISRGLADKLLKVAEEVVEYVGRAAGLK, from the coding sequence GTGAGAGAGGAGGCTAGGGCCTGGTACGAGGGAGCGCTCGTAGATCTAGCTGAAGCCCGCTCTGCTTTCAGGGAGGGAAGGTACAACTGGGCGGTCTTCGCGGCTCACCAGGCAGTTGAAAAAGCGTTAAAATCAGCTCTCATGGTTTTCAAGAGGGAGCCGCCGCCCAGAACTCACGATTTAACTCGCTTGCTTTCGATCCTCGGGCTAGAGCTGCCGGAGGACCTAAGAGCCGGAGTAATGGAGCTTTCACCATTCTACACTGTTGCTAGGTACCCTAACGCAGGCCTAGAGAGACCTTGGGAGGGTATTAGCAGGGGTCTAGCCGATAAGCTGCTGAAGGTCGCTGAGGAGGTGGTAGAGTATGTTGGGAGAGCTGCAGGGCTTAAATAG
- a CDS encoding DUF1122 family protein yields MFCARALRALAERHRLGLVEKPGRFREEGNFELWLYGKRLLVAKCFSGRPPYYRRWAEIFAVLPRVEAEEGSFVFAGSALESELVGELASELEGGDALYFEYGYDPETEALLRLGLPPHVTRLGFTLFQFGFTLLKDFYFPEGFMEGGAKLRGEKPTSVSARCRYLARTIEEVKEAVPRLRELASDPKLGHWAVRALERSERVVNSIGQCP; encoded by the coding sequence ATGTTCTGTGCGCGAGCGCTGCGAGCCCTAGCTGAAAGGCACCGGCTAGGCTTGGTCGAGAAACCGGGCCGTTTTCGAGAGGAAGGGAATTTCGAGCTGTGGCTATACGGTAAGCGCTTACTCGTCGCGAAGTGCTTCAGCGGTAGGCCCCCCTACTACAGACGGTGGGCTGAAATCTTCGCGGTGCTTCCCCGCGTTGAGGCGGAGGAAGGCTCTTTCGTGTTCGCCGGCTCAGCTCTGGAGAGCGAGCTTGTCGGAGAGCTAGCAAGCGAGCTTGAAGGCGGGGATGCACTGTACTTTGAGTACGGCTACGACCCTGAAACCGAGGCCTTGCTGCGCCTCGGTCTGCCACCCCACGTGACGAGGCTGGGCTTTACGCTGTTCCAATTTGGCTTCACGCTCCTGAAAGACTTCTACTTCCCCGAGGGCTTCATGGAGGGTGGAGCTAAGCTGCGAGGAGAGAAGCCTACTAGTGTAAGTGCGCGGTGCCGATACCTCGCGAGAACTATTGAAGAGGTTAAGGAGGCTGTCCCCCGCCTGAGGGAGCTTGCGAGCGACCCTAAGCTTGGACACTGGGCTGTGAGAGCGCTGGAAAGGTCAGAGCGCGTGGTTAACAGCATTGGTCAATGCCCATGA
- a CDS encoding nucleotidyltransferase domain-containing protein: MLGELQGLNSVNVPSELKEILREFVEKVKAQLGPAEVYLFGSYARGDWLRDSDVDLIVISPAFQGLDLGKRYSLVRRLLPDTISVELLLYTPEEFERLREKSVVLRDAARYWVKLL; this comes from the coding sequence ATGTTGGGAGAGCTGCAGGGCTTAAATAGCGTGAATGTCCCCTCGGAGCTCAAGGAGATCTTAAGGGAGTTCGTGGAGAAGGTGAAGGCTCAGCTGGGACCCGCCGAGGTTTACCTCTTCGGGAGCTATGCTCGAGGCGACTGGCTGAGGGACAGTGATGTCGATCTCATTGTAATTTCCCCAGCATTCCAGGGGCTGGATTTGGGGAAAAGGTACTCTCTCGTGAGGCGATTGCTGCCCGACACGATCTCGGTGGAGCTCCTCCTTTACACTCCGGAGGAGTTTGAAAGGCTCAGGGAGAAGAGCGTGGTGCTGAGAGATGCTGCGAGGTACTGGGTAAAGCTGCTCTGA